A single region of the Marinobacter salinisoli genome encodes:
- a CDS encoding alpha/beta hydrolase, producing the protein MASLEYLEIETAPEPTAAVIWLHGLGASGHDFEPVIPELGLPEHAAVRFIFPHAPEIPVTINGGMVMPAWYDIKAMDIDRVIDTEQLVASAEAIAEFVTREIERGIPPEKIIIAGFSQGGAVAYQLALTYPERLAGVIGLSTYFATVDTIEVPAANTGMPISVYHGTFDPVVPESLGVRTVESLKSMGFDPEYKTFPMEHSVCLEEVLDIGRFIRRHALMS; encoded by the coding sequence ATGGCCAGTCTTGAGTATCTTGAAATCGAAACGGCTCCGGAGCCCACTGCCGCAGTCATCTGGCTGCACGGTCTTGGAGCCAGCGGGCATGACTTCGAGCCCGTCATTCCGGAGCTGGGGCTGCCAGAACATGCGGCGGTTCGGTTTATCTTTCCGCATGCGCCGGAAATTCCGGTCACCATTAATGGTGGCATGGTGATGCCGGCCTGGTATGACATCAAGGCGATGGATATTGACCGCGTGATCGACACCGAACAACTGGTTGCCTCCGCGGAGGCCATTGCCGAGTTCGTGACACGTGAAATCGAGCGGGGCATACCACCCGAAAAAATTATTATTGCGGGGTTTTCCCAGGGTGGGGCGGTGGCCTACCAGCTGGCACTGACCTATCCCGAGCGGCTTGCTGGGGTCATCGGCCTCTCGACCTATTTCGCCACGGTGGACACCATCGAAGTGCCTGCGGCCAACACCGGCATGCCTATCAGCGTCTATCACGGAACCTTTGATCCGGTGGTCCCGGAATCGCTGGGCGTGCGTACCGTCGAAAGTCTGAAGTCCATGGGCTTCGACCCGGAATATAAAACCTTTCCGATGGAACACAGTGTCTGCCTGGAAGAAGTGCTGGATATCGGGCGCTTCATTCGGCGGCATGCGCTGATGTCCTAA
- a CDS encoding PilZ domain-containing protein, producing MEHRISKRVPGKLGSLLYKRGMPVATGQIRDASKSGLFLATDYAGAQIDETLELEFRFPKRNERHFRKLVARVVRRTDNGLGVKFEGSGNDAFTISYLLNWLQQHYMPSAYFSVLRQKLR from the coding sequence ATGGAGCACCGGATCAGTAAGCGTGTACCGGGCAAGCTCGGGTCTTTGTTGTACAAGCGGGGTATGCCCGTAGCAACCGGACAGATTCGAGACGCCTCTAAGAGTGGCCTTTTTCTGGCGACGGATTACGCTGGTGCCCAAATTGACGAAACACTGGAACTGGAGTTCCGGTTTCCCAAGCGAAACGAGCGGCATTTCCGCAAGCTGGTGGCCCGGGTGGTCCGCCGAACCGATAACGGGTTGGGCGTAAAATTCGAGGGTAGTGGCAACGACGCCTTCACCATTTCCTATCTGTTGAACTGGCTACAACAGCACTATATGCCCAGCGCCTATTTCTCCGTACTTCGCCAGAAGCTGCGCTAA
- a CDS encoding TrkH family potassium uptake protein, with protein sequence MFVLLSIFMTFPVLLLFGSNAPNAYAFVESAAIVCGLGILGILATYRQPRDLKPRYMFVLTVSSWFIIALFSSLPFYLSDNDISAADSFFEGTSGITTTGATVFSGLDTMDRDLLLWRSILQWIGGIGIIGMFVAVLPLLRVGGMRLFATESSEWTDKALPRMKTLSRGLLFVYVLFSVIAVLAYWASGMTLFDAFNHGVTSIATGGFSTSDQSMGKFNDLILMEATLFMIIGSLPFFLFVRELHGQRGVLFRDQQVRLFLTILLVVPLGMTLYRWAVSPVPFDPIHNYAATLFNVTSIVTTTGYASEDYSAWGPLAFVLFFFLMFVGGCSGSTAGGMKIFRFQLSLIVLREQFMRLLHPRAVLTRNYNGRTVSDEIISSMIAYTFIFLLCLLLITVALAAMQLDFVTALSGALSSLTNVGPGLGDIIGPAGNFGPLPDAAKWVLAVGMLMGRLEILSVIIVLSPTFWRS encoded by the coding sequence ATGTTCGTGCTGCTCAGCATTTTCATGACCTTTCCGGTATTGCTGCTGTTCGGGTCCAACGCGCCGAATGCGTACGCATTTGTCGAGTCCGCGGCCATCGTCTGTGGCCTTGGGATTCTGGGGATACTCGCCACCTATCGACAACCCAGGGACTTGAAGCCCAGGTACATGTTCGTCCTGACGGTCTCCAGCTGGTTTATCATCGCGCTGTTCTCGTCGCTGCCCTTCTACCTGAGTGATAACGACATTTCGGCGGCCGATTCCTTTTTCGAAGGTACTTCCGGTATCACCACCACCGGTGCCACGGTATTCAGCGGCCTGGATACCATGGACCGGGATCTGCTCCTGTGGCGTTCGATCCTGCAGTGGATTGGCGGGATCGGCATCATCGGCATGTTCGTTGCCGTTCTTCCACTGTTGCGGGTTGGTGGTATGCGCTTGTTTGCCACCGAGTCTTCCGAGTGGACGGACAAAGCGTTGCCGCGAATGAAGACGCTGAGCCGGGGCCTGCTGTTTGTCTATGTGCTTTTTTCAGTCATTGCCGTCCTCGCCTACTGGGCGTCGGGCATGACATTGTTCGATGCCTTCAATCATGGTGTCACCAGTATTGCCACCGGTGGTTTTTCAACCTCGGATCAGTCTATGGGTAAGTTCAATGACCTTATCCTGATGGAGGCAACACTGTTTATGATTATCGGCAGCCTGCCCTTCTTCCTGTTCGTGCGAGAACTGCACGGGCAGCGAGGGGTGCTGTTCCGGGATCAGCAAGTTCGCCTGTTCCTGACCATCTTGCTGGTGGTTCCCCTTGGCATGACCCTGTATCGCTGGGCCGTATCCCCGGTTCCGTTCGACCCGATTCATAACTACGCTGCCACCCTGTTTAACGTGACGTCTATCGTCACCACCACCGGCTATGCGTCGGAAGATTACTCCGCCTGGGGGCCGCTGGCGTTTGTTCTTTTCTTCTTCCTGATGTTCGTTGGCGGGTGTTCCGGCTCCACCGCCGGCGGCATGAAAATCTTCCGCTTCCAGCTGTCTCTGATCGTGCTGCGGGAGCAGTTCATGCGCCTGCTACACCCTCGCGCGGTGCTCACCCGAAACTACAACGGGCGAACGGTGAGTGACGAAATTATCTCGTCCATGATCGCGTATACGTTTATTTTCCTGTTATGCCTTCTGCTGATTACCGTCGCACTGGCGGCCATGCAGCTGGACTTCGTTACCGCCTTGTCTGGCGCGCTCTCTTCGCTCACGAATGTGGGTCCGGGTCTTGGCGACATCATCGGGCCGGCCGGAAACTTCGGCCCCCTGCCGGACGCGGCCAAGTGGGTGTTGGCCGTGGGGATGCTGATGGGGCGCCTGGAAATCCTGAGCGTGATTATCGTGCTGTCACCAACCTTCTGGCGCAGCTGA
- a CDS encoding outer membrane beta-barrel protein, with translation MKNFRYLAAALAAGLLTTQAQAQDIYKSGGGGAFAGLNYTFVNLDVGPGEADVATLSAKGGVMVTPFIGFEARAGFGVDDDRIGLADYSLDNFYGAYATFQMANESPLTPYAALGFTRVEVEADSVLGTFTEDESDISYGIGLNVDFASYVSGNLEYMRYYDDNDLTVDGLGLGVQFSF, from the coding sequence ATGAAGAATTTTCGCTACTTGGCTGCAGCATTGGCTGCTGGCCTGCTCACCACCCAGGCGCAAGCCCAGGACATTTATAAATCCGGTGGCGGTGGTGCCTTCGCCGGGCTCAACTACACCTTCGTGAATCTTGATGTCGGCCCCGGGGAGGCGGATGTAGCTACGCTATCGGCCAAGGGGGGCGTCATGGTTACGCCGTTCATTGGCTTTGAGGCCAGGGCGGGATTTGGTGTGGATGACGACCGGATTGGCCTGGCGGACTATTCCCTCGACAACTTCTATGGCGCCTATGCGACCTTTCAGATGGCCAATGAGTCGCCGCTCACGCCCTACGCTGCGCTGGGCTTTACCCGGGTGGAAGTGGAGGCGGATTCGGTGCTGGGAACCTTTACCGAGGATGAGAGCGATATTTCCTACGGTATTGGCCTGAATGTTGACTTCGCCTCTTACGTATCCGGAAACCTGGAATACATGCGTTATTATGACGATAACGATCTGACGGTAGACGGTCTGGGGCTTGGGGTTCAGTTCAGCTTCTAA
- a CDS encoding acyl carrier protein phosphodiesterase, translated as MNHLAHLFLAPDSPKARVGSVLGDFTQGVAIDRLPDDVLLGVRHHRRVDAYTDGHADVLASKRCFSSARRRFAGIALDVLYDHFLLRHWQSFSEEDPDSFIARMYRELEEHEDLMPEPMVRVTRRMVGQDWFGAYQDLDQIGFALDRISQRIRFPNRFSGIIEEIKANEMELESRFLKFFPELQCVAGDFE; from the coding sequence GTGAATCACCTGGCCCATTTGTTTCTGGCTCCGGATTCGCCCAAGGCGAGAGTGGGAAGCGTGCTCGGTGATTTCACGCAGGGAGTGGCGATTGATCGCCTACCGGATGACGTGCTCCTGGGAGTTCGTCATCACCGGAGGGTGGACGCCTACACCGACGGGCACGCCGATGTACTGGCAAGCAAGCGGTGTTTTTCGTCGGCCCGGCGGCGATTCGCCGGGATCGCTCTGGATGTACTGTACGATCACTTTCTGTTAAGACACTGGCAATCTTTCAGTGAGGAAGACCCTGATAGCTTTATTGCCAGGATGTACCGTGAACTGGAAGAACACGAAGATCTGATGCCGGAACCGATGGTCAGGGTTACTCGGCGCATGGTGGGTCAAGACTGGTTTGGCGCCTACCAGGATCTGGATCAGATAGGTTTTGCACTGGATCGGATTTCGCAACGTATACGTTTCCCGAACCGGTTCAGTGGCATAATTGAAGAAATCAAGGCAAACGAGATGGAACTGGAGTCGAGATTTCTTAAATTTTTCCCTGAACTACAATGTGTTGCAGGAGATTTTGAATGA
- a CDS encoding ATP-dependent zinc protease family protein — MKILALLSSLLLGLAPVAYVHAEESKQPSDRVPETLGFVEWVVMNDTMLRLKARLDTGAKTSSLHATNVEEFTRGGEEWVRFQLPLGDHEDQPTEGEVDHDEVVLEFERPIHRTIRIKRKGADSQRRHVVKMEFCIAGTVHETQFSLTDRSNFSYPVLLGRRFMRDDNILTDSANSFIAQKECDYSTLEEIAKLDVAE, encoded by the coding sequence ATGAAGATTCTGGCTTTACTGTCATCTTTGCTTCTGGGGCTGGCCCCAGTGGCGTATGTACACGCCGAGGAAAGCAAGCAGCCGTCAGATCGCGTTCCGGAAACTCTTGGGTTTGTTGAGTGGGTAGTCATGAACGACACCATGTTGAGGCTGAAAGCGCGCCTAGACACCGGTGCCAAGACTTCATCCCTTCACGCCACAAACGTTGAAGAATTCACCCGCGGCGGCGAAGAGTGGGTTCGGTTTCAGCTCCCGCTGGGGGACCACGAGGATCAGCCAACCGAAGGCGAGGTTGATCATGATGAAGTGGTGCTCGAGTTTGAGCGCCCGATTCACCGAACCATCCGCATCAAGCGGAAAGGGGCTGATTCCCAGCGCCGTCACGTGGTCAAGATGGAGTTTTGCATTGCCGGCACCGTACACGAGACTCAGTTCTCTCTGACCGATCGCAGTAACTTCTCTTACCCCGTTCTGCTGGGGCGCCGGTTCATGCGCGACGACAACATACTGACCGATTCGGCCAACAGTTTTATCGCCCAGAAGGAGTGCGATTACAGCACCCTGGAAGAGATCGCAAAGCTGGACGTCGCAGAGTAA
- a CDS encoding DUF3336 domain-containing protein, with translation MISLKMPSGFYRQELQRSIHTATSYQQWHEAAQALDKLSGAEKWRHQDESQFYDYCDIRSRYEQLRELLDENNHEELLYVLNEGIHGNMSGMGRPILYNYALTGTKQVIDDYVSAITRALRVVANAPATQIPIQQKVDFFRRASHCYGRSALMMSGGAGLIYFHHGVVQTLIEHGLLPHVISGASAGAWVSALLAKHTDDELRDGFFERYRYEMPVLLNPLRVLAGMEPGVTPLTVKQSAMDGIDIDMTFQEAYEHTGRYINISIAPAEKHQNSRLMNAITSPNVYIRSAIDASGSIPGVVPPVTLYAKGANGRPKPYLPTRKWVDGSFAEDLPAKRLSRLFGVNHYIVSMINPIAVPFVQDPKIRSAAGIRTIAGGLMIDSAADVLAQLEKYLTRFGASFISPAILLAHGVLTQNYTGDVNIILNKRDFLWRNVLFSYHRDKEIENLVLAGKRNTWPKLAMIRNAALIGRELDDILEMLDEREFGGKQNGRSRRHLTLPSVSF, from the coding sequence ATGATTTCCCTTAAAATGCCGAGTGGTTTTTATCGGCAGGAACTGCAGCGCAGCATTCACACGGCCACCTCTTACCAGCAGTGGCACGAGGCAGCGCAGGCCCTCGACAAGCTGTCCGGCGCGGAAAAATGGCGCCATCAGGATGAATCTCAGTTCTACGACTACTGCGATATCCGCTCCCGCTACGAACAGCTCCGCGAACTCCTGGATGAAAACAACCATGAGGAGTTGCTGTATGTGCTCAACGAAGGTATCCACGGCAACATGAGTGGCATGGGGCGGCCCATTCTCTATAACTATGCGCTCACCGGAACCAAACAGGTCATTGACGATTACGTCAGCGCTATCACCAGGGCATTGAGGGTGGTTGCGAACGCGCCCGCGACACAGATTCCAATCCAGCAGAAAGTCGATTTTTTCCGCAGGGCCAGCCACTGTTATGGACGGTCGGCACTGATGATGAGCGGCGGTGCCGGGCTGATCTATTTTCACCATGGCGTTGTGCAGACATTAATTGAACACGGGCTTCTGCCCCACGTCATTTCAGGAGCCAGTGCGGGCGCGTGGGTGTCTGCCCTGCTAGCCAAGCACACCGATGACGAGCTGAGGGACGGTTTTTTCGAGCGATACCGCTACGAGATGCCGGTGCTGCTCAATCCACTCAGGGTATTGGCGGGCATGGAGCCTGGCGTAACGCCATTGACCGTGAAGCAGAGTGCGATGGACGGCATTGATATCGACATGACCTTCCAGGAGGCCTACGAACACACCGGCCGATACATCAACATTTCCATTGCACCGGCGGAAAAGCACCAGAATTCCCGGCTGATGAACGCAATCACCTCGCCCAACGTGTACATCCGCTCCGCCATTGATGCGTCCGGCAGCATTCCCGGTGTCGTGCCTCCGGTAACGCTTTACGCCAAAGGCGCAAACGGCCGCCCCAAGCCCTACCTGCCAACCCGTAAATGGGTGGACGGCTCGTTTGCCGAGGACCTGCCGGCGAAACGTTTATCCCGCCTGTTCGGGGTGAATCATTACATCGTCAGCATGATCAACCCGATTGCTGTACCGTTCGTTCAGGATCCGAAGATCCGGTCCGCCGCCGGTATTCGCACCATTGCCGGCGGGCTGATGATAGACAGCGCCGCCGATGTGCTGGCGCAACTTGAGAAGTACCTGACTCGCTTTGGCGCGTCTTTTATCAGCCCGGCAATTTTGCTCGCCCACGGGGTGCTGACACAGAATTACACCGGCGACGTGAACATTATTCTGAACAAGCGGGATTTTCTGTGGCGAAACGTGTTGTTCAGCTACCACCGCGATAAGGAAATCGAGAACCTGGTTCTGGCGGGTAAGCGGAACACCTGGCCCAAGCTGGCCATGATTCGCAATGCAGCCCTGATTGGCCGTGAGCTGGACGATATACTGGAGATGCTGGATGAGCGGGAATTTGGTGGCAAGCAAAACGGAAGGTCGCGCCGACATCTGACGCTTCCTTCCGTCTCTTTCTGA
- a CDS encoding mechanosensitive ion channel domain-containing protein: MKWHHLILTFFALAIWAGASQASNVVAALDDLLPPVQTDTEQFLPAEEEETEEAAEGGSESGKKESEEEPEKDEEEEEPEPDPEPVKPEIEAPDEPLVSSLPAPETADIQQQIQKLREALDNRQHVLELSEQRLAFAESLLARLENEYESFELRLEKAGLNLTDDYANLLRQRLDRLKSQTIASGLTQGISAQLSAAREEQLRLEEFEAVIEPEDDAVGRMEVARSKLLRQLHATVTKHIEVLNEYYSIVRKLLTRLDAYQELLQQRLFWLPSTEPVELAHLQDLFRGASWFVSEIKFKSIKRAAERSLEDRWPLIALFLIVLGWLWFRRRRIRKALTATGENVGNVRKDRWQFTFWALFFSLLLALPGVVILGLAHLLLESGNSFLSAMSRGFFNAAFSTFLLRGVYTVAYPRGLGERHFQWNPNTLQALRKHIPMLLAVLVPILIVMPTMNTSKGSPYSDSFGRFLFAIASIALAFFAHKFMSAVRTDQSGSRTLLLLHIAAVGAPLVLTAVSLWGYHYTAVRFEGLLFISICWVALIILLHYLGLRGLAVRERRMALKQELEQREAERKHAENREAAELSGHGLPPTLDQPQRNIHDISQQSEALLKIVSLIFAVVGLWMLWENIFPALKIFDEITLWTISTGSEGEDPIPINLWDLMMALAIGVGTFLAARNLPGTLEVTLLSRMNLEPGVGYAITTLATYLIVFIGIAAFLAGLGFQWSKIQWLVAALGVGLGFGLQEIVANFVSGIILLFERPIRVGDTVSIGGITGTVSRIRIRATTLVDWDRKEQIIPNKTFVTQDLTNWTLSDPITRQIVRVGVAYGSDVDKVQDILMEAATQNERVVDDPAPAVFCVQLGESSIDFEIRVFVREVPDLMPLSHELHAAVTKALHDNGIEIPFPQRDIHIRSELVKPPVSK, from the coding sequence ATGAAATGGCATCACCTTATTCTGACGTTTTTTGCCCTGGCAATCTGGGCCGGCGCCAGCCAGGCCAGTAATGTCGTCGCTGCGCTGGACGACCTGTTGCCACCTGTGCAAACAGACACCGAACAATTCCTGCCTGCCGAAGAAGAGGAAACCGAAGAGGCTGCCGAAGGCGGCAGCGAATCCGGCAAAAAGGAATCAGAGGAGGAACCAGAGAAGGACGAAGAGGAAGAAGAGCCGGAACCCGATCCCGAGCCGGTAAAACCGGAAATCGAAGCGCCCGACGAACCGCTGGTGAGCTCACTGCCAGCCCCTGAAACCGCCGATATTCAGCAGCAAATCCAGAAGCTGCGCGAAGCGCTTGATAACCGCCAGCACGTTCTGGAGCTGAGCGAGCAGCGCCTGGCCTTCGCGGAGTCGTTGCTTGCGCGGCTTGAAAACGAGTACGAAAGTTTCGAGCTTCGGCTGGAAAAGGCCGGCCTAAACCTCACCGATGATTACGCCAATCTGTTGCGCCAGCGGCTCGATCGCCTGAAGAGCCAGACCATTGCCTCCGGTCTCACGCAGGGGATCAGTGCACAGCTGTCCGCGGCCAGGGAGGAACAGCTGAGGCTGGAAGAGTTCGAAGCGGTGATTGAACCTGAAGACGATGCGGTCGGCCGGATGGAGGTGGCACGCTCCAAGCTCCTGCGCCAGCTGCACGCCACCGTGACCAAGCACATCGAAGTACTGAATGAGTACTACAGCATCGTCAGGAAGCTGCTGACACGACTCGACGCCTATCAGGAGCTGCTTCAACAGCGCCTGTTCTGGCTGCCCAGCACAGAACCGGTCGAACTCGCTCATCTGCAAGACCTTTTCCGGGGTGCGAGCTGGTTTGTCTCCGAGATCAAGTTTAAATCCATCAAGCGTGCGGCCGAGCGCTCGCTTGAGGACCGCTGGCCTCTGATTGCTCTGTTCCTGATCGTCCTCGGCTGGCTTTGGTTTCGCCGCCGCCGGATCCGAAAAGCGCTCACCGCCACTGGAGAGAACGTCGGCAACGTCCGAAAAGATCGCTGGCAATTCACCTTCTGGGCACTGTTTTTCAGTTTGTTGCTCGCGCTGCCGGGCGTGGTGATTCTGGGGTTGGCCCACCTGCTTCTGGAAAGTGGCAACAGTTTCCTCAGTGCCATGTCTCGAGGGTTCTTCAATGCTGCCTTCTCCACCTTCCTCCTGAGGGGCGTTTATACCGTTGCCTACCCCCGGGGGCTGGGTGAGCGGCACTTCCAGTGGAACCCTAACACCTTGCAGGCACTCAGAAAGCACATCCCGATGTTGCTGGCGGTTCTGGTTCCGATTCTGATTGTCATGCCGACCATGAATACCTCGAAGGGATCGCCGTACAGCGACAGTTTCGGGCGGTTTTTATTCGCCATTGCCTCCATTGCGCTGGCCTTTTTCGCGCACAAATTCATGTCTGCGGTGCGAACGGATCAATCCGGCAGCCGCACACTTCTTTTGCTGCACATTGCGGCAGTCGGCGCGCCTCTGGTCCTGACCGCCGTATCGCTCTGGGGTTACCACTACACCGCCGTGCGGTTTGAGGGGCTGCTGTTCATCAGCATCTGCTGGGTGGCGCTGATCATTCTGCTGCACTATCTGGGCTTGCGCGGGCTGGCTGTTCGGGAACGGCGTATGGCGCTGAAACAGGAGCTCGAACAGCGGGAGGCCGAGCGCAAACACGCAGAAAATCGCGAGGCGGCTGAATTGTCCGGGCACGGCCTTCCTCCAACACTTGATCAGCCACAGCGAAACATTCACGACATCAGCCAGCAAAGTGAGGCGCTGCTCAAAATTGTGTCGCTGATATTCGCAGTTGTCGGGCTGTGGATGCTCTGGGAGAACATCTTTCCGGCACTCAAGATTTTCGATGAGATAACGCTCTGGACCATCTCCACCGGTTCCGAGGGCGAGGATCCGATCCCGATCAATCTCTGGGACCTGATGATGGCGCTGGCCATTGGTGTGGGAACCTTCCTTGCGGCACGCAACCTTCCCGGCACGCTTGAGGTAACCCTGTTAAGCCGGATGAATCTGGAGCCAGGTGTCGGTTACGCTATCACGACCCTTGCCACCTACCTCATTGTGTTCATTGGTATTGCAGCCTTCCTCGCGGGGTTGGGTTTCCAGTGGTCCAAGATTCAGTGGCTGGTCGCGGCGCTGGGTGTGGGGCTGGGTTTCGGGCTTCAGGAAATCGTCGCGAATTTCGTTTCGGGCATTATTCTGCTGTTCGAGCGTCCGATTCGGGTTGGCGATACCGTCAGTATTGGCGGCATCACCGGAACGGTTTCCCGTATACGGATTCGGGCCACCACGCTTGTGGACTGGGACCGCAAGGAGCAGATCATTCCTAACAAAACCTTTGTTACTCAGGATCTTACCAACTGGACCCTGTCGGACCCGATCACTCGCCAGATTGTTCGCGTTGGCGTCGCCTACGGGTCAGATGTCGACAAGGTGCAGGATATCCTCATGGAAGCGGCCACCCAGAATGAACGAGTCGTTGACGATCCGGCACCTGCGGTATTCTGCGTGCAGCTGGGTGAAAGCAGTATTGATTTCGAAATCCGCGTGTTCGTGCGTGAGGTGCCGGATCTGATGCCGCTTTCCCATGAACTTCACGCGGCGGTTACCAAAGCGCTGCACGACAACGGCATCGAAATCCCCTTCCCGCAACGGGACATTCATATCCGCTCCGAACTGGTGAAGCCGCCGGTGTCGAAATAA
- a CDS encoding DUF3943 domain-containing protein: protein MFRIARVFLLASLTYPIPSAVWAFEHGDQSNRLDDGVSRLPAQMPPSSLHEKTFQISLFDPQRGEDRERLWSQTKLLFGLGVGAGAIVASLPRNRDDGALASEWWKNVSSGPVWDRDVWYVNYIGHPYFGAVYYQVARKSGYRQWDAFVYSLLMSTFYWEYGLEAFAEVPSIQDLVTTPVGGWLWGEWAYHKEREIRQRGGTVMGSHTWGDISLFFLDPVDAIAVGINRVMGREVVKSGVASLSARPVEPGTGGSKDYVWSVNLVYQF, encoded by the coding sequence ATGTTTCGGATAGCACGGGTTTTTCTGCTCGCTTCACTGACGTATCCGATACCTTCAGCGGTGTGGGCTTTTGAGCATGGCGATCAGTCCAATCGGTTAGACGATGGAGTCAGTCGGCTGCCAGCGCAGATGCCTCCATCCTCCTTGCATGAAAAAACGTTCCAGATTTCGTTGTTCGATCCGCAGCGCGGTGAGGACAGGGAGCGACTCTGGTCTCAAACCAAGCTCCTATTCGGTTTGGGGGTAGGGGCCGGCGCGATCGTTGCCTCGCTGCCGCGTAATCGCGACGACGGCGCGCTGGCCAGTGAATGGTGGAAGAACGTGTCATCCGGTCCTGTCTGGGACCGTGATGTCTGGTACGTCAATTACATTGGCCACCCTTATTTTGGCGCTGTTTACTACCAGGTTGCCCGGAAATCCGGCTATCGGCAGTGGGATGCGTTCGTGTACTCCTTACTGATGTCGACGTTTTACTGGGAATACGGTCTGGAAGCCTTCGCTGAAGTTCCCTCCATTCAGGATCTGGTGACAACGCCGGTCGGCGGCTGGCTCTGGGGCGAGTGGGCCTACCACAAAGAACGCGAGATTCGTCAGCGAGGGGGTACGGTCATGGGGTCGCACACCTGGGGCGACATTTCCCTGTTTTTTCTCGACCCGGTTGACGCCATCGCGGTCGGAATCAACCGGGTGATGGGGCGCGAGGTGGTGAAATCCGGAGTAGCCTCCCTGTCTGCAAGACCGGTCGAACCCGGAACCGGCGGCTCAAAAGACTACGTCTGGAGCGTGAACCTTGTTTATCAGTTCTGA